In the Amblyraja radiata isolate CabotCenter1 chromosome 12, sAmbRad1.1.pri, whole genome shotgun sequence genome, CATCTATACTTGCATATATATTTTttggaaaataatattttatgAGTTTGAGCAACTGAGACATGACAGATGTTAATGAAATATAATTCAAAAACATAATTCTTGCAATGATGGTTTTACCATCAAGTAGGTTTCATTTGTCAGTGGTTAGGAAGTCAATAATGGACTCACATTTGCAGGCTGCTCTTTACAGAGAAGTTAGAAATGGTTTGGctgttttctctttccccctTGGCCATTTTCCTCCATGCCAAATTAATACCCAAATTGGCATGCAAATAGGCATCACGTTTGGGTATTTAAAGACATTGAGGAGTAAATACAATTTAAATTAGTATATGGGCAGACTACGGTTAATGCAAAAAGACAAGAAAGTCAGAGCCAGAATAAGCCTATTGGACCCTTCAAAATACAGTGGGATTAAGTGTCATCAAGGCTGATCTACTCCCAGGCTGAACGCTCATCCTATGTCAGTTCCACAGAGCCCTTAATTTTCTTGCCCTTTCAAATAATTAGCTATTTTCTCAACTCTGCGGGGTGGAGAATTGCAGATATTCACCACACTGTGGGAAGAAATTCCTATGCACCGTTTTTAATGAGCAAACACTTACTACTGTGTCCCCAGGTCTGAcattctcccacgagtggaaatatCTTAAGATCTGTATTTTATCGTGCCCCCCATAGAATGTTTTATTTCAATAAGACCTGAAGCCTGTTCCAGAGCTGGTCCAGAGACTTAACctcttagatggacacaaaatgctggagtaactcagtgggacaggcagcatctctggagagaaggaatgggtgatgttttgggtcgagacccttcttcagactgtcagcatctgcagttctttcctacacttaacCTCTACTGCCACCCTCCCAACCTGGTGATGCATTCTAGTCCTTCCAGTGGATGCTGCTAATTCCTCTCCCAAGTTCCTCAGACATGGACATTGCCACAAGGAGAAGCAGAAATCTGGCGAACATAATGTGcttgaaacagcgtggaaacaggcccttcggcccaccaagtccacgcggaccagcgatcatccccagcactatcctacatacaatttacaattttaccaaaggcaatcatcctacaaacctgtatatctttggagtctggaaggaaaccagaacacccagagaaaacccatgcagatcatggggagaacgtacacaaacTCCATCCAAACTGCACCAATAGTCAAGATTcaacccagctctctggcgctgtaaagggcctgtcccactgtacgagtcatcccgactatttttttactcgtggacatttttcatcgggatgaaaaaatgtcccgacttacctgatgccccgagtacctacggttagcataacgagccgctacgaaacgtccacaaactcctacggacttgttacgaacattctgcgagttcgtacagtgggacaggcccttaaggcagaaactctacttctgcgccactgtgctgcctaaatCCTGTAATGTATTAAAATTAATGAGAAAATTGTTGTTGAAAGTCATAAATAGGTATTCAGCATAACTCCGATGGAAGCCATCAGACTGAAACATTGGACCATGTTTCCCTGAATAaagcatagaacataaaacatagatcagtacagcataggaacaggcctttcggcccacgatATCCGTGCTGAACCTGATgataagttaaactaatctcttccgcctgaatgtgatccatatctctccaatacCTGCAcatgcatgtgcctatctaaaagtcgattaaaagccactattatatctggtcCCCTCATCACCTCTGGCAATGGGTTCTCAGCACCCTCCACACCTATCACATCAAAAAATTGTCACatacatctccttttaacttttcccctctgaccttaataCTATCCCCCTAGTCTTTGACACTTCTACTCCAGTCTACCCATTTGTTCACAAAAGCATGTTGTCTTCAGTTGCCTCCTGCAATCACCATCTTCTCAAATCCATATTTGGAGGGAGCATTTTCTTGGTGCGTAGCACCCCAGAGCTCAGCAAGAACCTCACTAACTGTGCAGCACCTCAAACGATACTAATGACGAGCCCCAGTCATGAAAATCCCCCTGAAATttacaaacatttaaaaactaaAAATCAATAGTGCTAAAAATTCAATCAAAGTTTTAAAAATAAACTGTAAACAGTTAGGAATATATTAACAGCATTAAATAGATCACATAATCAAAACAAAGGAACTTAAGCTTTTTATTACCAATCCTTTGAAATGCGCTTGACAATGGTCTAATGGTGCAGGATCTGAGAACCAAGTGCTCAACATCAATGTGGACAATTTAGCAAGATCTTGCTCCACAGTTGGATTATGTGGAATCCTGTACTTGCTTCCATTTGTAATCACTAAAATGTTCTAATGTATTTCTTGGCATAGCCTTTGCAGCAGGGTTCCActaggctccatcctaggccccattttCTTCTCTCTCTACATGCTCCCCCTTGGGCAAGTCATTTAAAGGCATGGCATTTCTTTCCACTGCCATGCAGATGATACccagctctatctccccctgaaacccaacaaccggtTTAATTTAAACAGCCTCAAGCACTGCCTCGATGACTTAaaatgttggatggcccagaacttcctccaacttaatgagagcaagtctgaggtcatcctactcggcccctccgACCCCATCAAAGCgataacaggcagccttggaagcctaacctccttagtcaaaccgcacgtcaaaaaccttggcatgatatttgactccatattaaagtttgacaagcaagtcaactctgtggtaaaagctggtttcttccagcttcgtacaatagctaaaatcaaatcattcctcaaattcgacgaccttgaaaaaaAATCATTCACGCATTCATCTTCTCCCGtcttgactactgcaactccctatacactggcatcagccaatcatccctgtcccgtctgcaattggtccaaaacaccgcagcAAGACTTCTGATGGGTACCCGTaatagggaccacatcaccccgatcctggcctctctccactggctcccagcacggtacagaatcaatttcaagcaccTCCTATACGTATaaaaaagcccttaacgggcttgcccccacctaatatcaaaaatcttctaacccaccattctacctccaggtccctcaggtcagtCGACTTGAGGCTACTtactatcccacggtctaggtttaagctcagggttgACCGTGCTGGACTTttcgcggttgcagcacctagactgtggaatagcatcccgctcctcatcagaactgcccccaccatcgactcctttaagtcacgactcaaaacctatttctaccacCTAGCATTTTTGAGCCcctctgtaaacagtttatgtatgtattgttaggtctgtctactgttgtatgtatcaaattattacctgcactgatgtgaagAACTTTGGTCAATgtgaattgtttttaaatgtgctatacaaatacatttattattattattattattattattattattattattattattattattattattattattattattattattattattattattattattattatatttctgTCATCACATTTGCTCCTTGATCTACTGAGTGATTTTAGTGGTTGAGCCATGGTCTGAATGGGTTGATATAGTTTtgcttcaggtttccagcatctgctggaaTTTATGTTTGTATTAAATTCATGTTATGAGTGTATTACCTAAACGGCCACCTGACGTGCAATAAAACAAAGTAATCACAAAAGAAAGTTGGAATAAACAAAAACACAACTGAAATGTTACAATAATTTAATTTTTCATATGTCACTTCAAAGTTATTCTCTTTCagggtaaacaaaagtgctggagaaactcagcgggtggcagcaactatggagcgaaggaaataggcaatttccttagctccatagttgctgccacccgctgagtttctccagcactgttgtttaccttcgattttccagcatctgcagttccttcttaaacatttattgtCTTTCATTTGTATTTGCAGAAAAACTTATCAAGCAACATCATGGATGATAAACCAGACCGTAGATTCAACAATCTTAGCTGGAAACAGATTCAGAGCTTAGACCAAGTCTTAACGGAGGTAATACCTGTTCATGGAAGAggcaatttccctactctggaaaTAAAGCCAAAAGACATAATTTATATTGTGAAGGATCGGCTGGAAGAGAATGGGATTACGGTCCATGACATTCGTCTTAATGGCTCCACAGCAAGTCATATCCTTGTGAAGCAAAATGGAACAAGCTATAAAGACCTTGATGTTATCTTCAGAGTCGAGTTGCTTGGGGAGAAAGAGTTCGAGGTGGTAAAGGGAGTGGTATTGGATAGTCTCCTGGACTTCCTACCACAAGGTGTCAATAAAGAAAAGATCACTGGACTTACTCTGAAAGAGGCCTATGTTCAGAAAATGGTTAAAGTTTCCAATGATCATGATCGGTGGAGTCTCATCTCCTTGTCTAACAACAGAGGGAAAAATGTTGAGCTAAAGTTTGTTAATTCATTACGCCGTCAGTTTGAATTTAGTGTGGACTCTTTCCAAATAATTTTAGATTCACTGTTACCGCTCTTCAGCAGTGCAGAGGACACGATGACAATGGAGTCTCATCCAACCGTTGTAGCAGAGAGCATGTATGGGGATTTTCAGGAAGCGATGGATCATCTAAAGTACAAACTGATTGTTACCCGAAACCCTGAAGAAATTCGAGGTGGCGGCTTGCTCAAATACAGCAATCTCCTGGTTCGAgatttcaaaccagcatctgatgcCGAGATCAAAAACTTGGAGCGTTATATGTGTTCAAGGTTTTTCATTGACTTCCCAGATGTATCTGAGCAACAAAGAAAAATCGAATCCTACTTAAGGAACCATTTCATCGGGGAAGAGAAAAACAAGTATGATTACCTGATGACCTTGCACCAAGTTGTGAATGAAAGCACCGTCTGTTTGATGGGACATGAGAGAAGACAAACGTTGAACATGATCACCCTTTTGGCTCTCAGAGTACTAGGTGAACAGAACATCATACCTAACACTGCTAACGTCACTTGCTACTATCAACCTGCCCCTTACGTCAGTGACCGCAGCTTTAGTAATTACTACATAGCACATGGACAGCCACAGCTTTTGTATCAGCCCTATCCACTCCACATCAATATGCAGACTGGTATGGTTTAGATTGAAACTGAATCCAAAATGCCAGACTTTGATCCACACCCAAGCTTTTAGATCTCCAGAGATCTAATGAAAGAGGCAGGCTGCACCCTCTTGGGTGTGCCGATGGTTATCGAGGATTATGGCAATTTCTGGGTAAACGTTTTCTAAGATAATCTGCAAATGGATGACCAAACTATATGTGTGTCACATAATAAACTTAAGTGCGTATTCAGTACAAAGTAATCTCACAACTGAATATGTACAGACAGGATTGCAATGGCAGGGATATTGttttctaaaaaataaactatTGAACCAATACAGATATAGAAAGACATATTAAGTGAAATTAGATCATCTGAGTTGTGTTCCTTTGTGCTTGTGTTTTGGTGTTTGTGGTTAAGATAAGACATACATCCTTCCAGTAAAATTGTAGTTAGTAAAGTGCAACTGTGATTAGAAATACCAAGTGCATAGGAGAGAACCACTTTGTATTTGAATTGTTTTGGTTACATTAGAGTGACTTGCAATGCAAAGTGCATGTAGGAAACATTTCTTCAATGTGAAATGACCTGACCAAGTAACAATTGTGAACCAAAGATTATTTGTAAATAATGCATCACCCAAGTGCCTAAACTATGTAGATAGGTCATTTAAACTATATTGAATAATCATTTCAGGGTGTGCCATTAAGTTATCATTTGGACTGAGTATGAGAGATAATGCATTGTCATTTATCACTGCCCTTATTATGGAATCATTAAAGCTTACAGCTAAAAATTCAGTCCATTATGAT is a window encoding:
- the LOC116978860 gene encoding terminal nucleotidyltransferase 5A-like, which produces MDDKPDRRFNNLSWKQIQSLDQVLTEVIPVHGRGNFPTLEIKPKDIIYIVKDRLEENGITVHDIRLNGSTASHILVKQNGTSYKDLDVIFRVELLGEKEFEVVKGVVLDSLLDFLPQGVNKEKITGLTLKEAYVQKMVKVSNDHDRWSLISLSNNRGKNVELKFVNSLRRQFEFSVDSFQIILDSLLPLFSSAEDTMTMESHPTVVAESMYGDFQEAMDHLKYKLIVTRNPEEIRGGGLLKYSNLLVRDFKPASDAEIKNLERYMCSRFFIDFPDVSEQQRKIESYLRNHFIGEEKNKYDYLMTLHQVVNESTVCLMGHERRQTLNMITLLALRVLGEQNIIPNTANVTCYYQPAPYVSDRSFSNYYIAHGQPQLLYQPYPLHINMQTGMV